A DNA window from Pseudarthrobacter sp. W1I19 contains the following coding sequences:
- the thiL gene encoding thiamine-phosphate kinase: MPENRLTVPPQPSAVAALSEAELLARIFPRLSMAGSYSEATLLGPGDDAAVVAAPDGRTLISIDTQVQDQDFRLEWPNGYRTTGFDVGWKAAAQNLSDINAMGATATSLVVSLTLPPETPVSWVEDLAEGLTAGIKDLGATRCSVAGGDLGRGREISVTVAVLGTLDGGPAVLRSGAQPGDVLALAGMAGHAAAGLALLESTENVDALGERERAFLDLQCRPRPPLEAGPAARTAGATAMLDVSDGLLRDGLRLATASSAAIDLDPAQLHVLGEVLRPASELLGTDPAAWVLNGGEDHGLLATFPADVQLPAGFTAIGSVQALGSNESPSVKIAGRPADAGGWDHFAH; encoded by the coding sequence GTGCCAGAAAACCGTTTGACCGTCCCCCCGCAGCCCTCAGCCGTTGCTGCCCTCTCCGAAGCCGAATTGCTGGCCCGGATCTTCCCCCGCCTTTCCATGGCCGGGTCCTACTCAGAGGCCACGCTGTTGGGTCCGGGGGATGACGCTGCCGTGGTGGCGGCGCCGGACGGCAGGACTCTCATCAGCATTGACACGCAGGTCCAGGACCAGGATTTCCGCCTGGAATGGCCAAACGGCTACCGGACCACCGGGTTCGACGTCGGCTGGAAGGCCGCGGCGCAGAACCTCAGCGACATCAATGCCATGGGGGCCACCGCCACGTCGCTCGTCGTGAGCCTCACCCTCCCGCCCGAGACACCGGTGAGCTGGGTGGAAGACCTTGCGGAAGGGCTCACTGCCGGCATCAAGGACCTCGGAGCAACCAGATGCTCGGTGGCGGGCGGCGACCTCGGCCGCGGCCGGGAAATTTCGGTCACCGTCGCCGTCCTCGGCACCCTCGACGGCGGTCCTGCAGTGCTTCGGTCAGGGGCACAGCCGGGGGATGTCCTTGCGCTTGCCGGTATGGCCGGGCATGCTGCTGCTGGCCTGGCCCTCCTGGAGTCGACCGAAAACGTTGATGCCCTTGGGGAACGTGAGCGCGCCTTCCTCGACCTGCAGTGCAGGCCGCGGCCACCGCTGGAAGCCGGTCCCGCAGCACGGACGGCCGGTGCCACGGCCATGCTGGATGTCTCGGACGGACTGCTCCGGGATGGGTTGCGGCTGGCTACGGCCAGCAGCGCCGCAATCGACCTGGACCCGGCACAACTGCACGTGCTGGGGGAGGTGCTGCGGCCTGCCTCGGAGCTGCTGGGCACGGACCCGGCGGCCTGGGTGCTCAACGGCGGGGAGGACCACGGCCTGCTCGCCACATTCCCTGCTGATGTTCAGCTGCCAGCCGGATTCACTGCGATAGGCTCAGTACAAGCATTGGGAAGCAATGAAAGCCCGAGCGTCAAAATTGCGGGCCGGCCCGCGGACGCCGGGGGATGGGATCACTTTGCACACTAA
- a CDS encoding DAK2 domain-containing protein: MKRWLGKAETVIGNHSDRLNAINIFPVADGDTGTNLYLTVRAAARSAAAAQDQPAQLDVGVVLAAAGQAAMEEARGNSGTLLSVFLCAAAEPLAGHTRLTSTLLAAALNRAQIRAWSALSDPVPGTMLSVMEAAARAAAAVDAGQNGDDSNHALGLALDAAVEGALAAVIRTEDQLDALTSARVVDAGGVGMLLILDCLRSAVLGVELQSELLDGLHGYDVSDPHIHTALPDDDGVEVMCTINLSPLHAATLRQQLDEIGESVIMSQVGGNEDADGNYRWRVHVHVPDPEPAVSIIRALGEPSHISISELALPRESHTDAVNSSGHDR, encoded by the coding sequence ATGAAGAGGTGGTTGGGCAAGGCTGAGACCGTTATTGGGAACCATAGCGACCGTCTCAACGCCATCAATATCTTCCCGGTAGCGGACGGGGACACTGGCACCAACCTGTACTTGACCGTCCGAGCGGCTGCCCGGTCCGCTGCTGCAGCGCAGGACCAGCCCGCGCAACTGGACGTCGGCGTCGTCCTGGCTGCCGCCGGCCAGGCTGCTATGGAGGAAGCCCGCGGAAACTCGGGGACCCTATTGTCGGTGTTCCTGTGTGCCGCGGCGGAACCACTCGCGGGCCACACCCGGCTGACGTCCACGCTGCTGGCCGCCGCGCTGAACCGGGCCCAGATCAGGGCATGGTCAGCCCTCAGCGACCCGGTTCCCGGAACCATGCTTTCCGTGATGGAGGCTGCGGCGCGGGCCGCGGCCGCGGTGGACGCCGGGCAGAACGGTGACGACAGCAACCACGCCCTGGGCCTGGCACTGGACGCCGCCGTTGAAGGTGCCTTGGCCGCCGTGATCCGCACGGAGGACCAGCTGGACGCGCTGACCTCGGCCCGGGTAGTGGATGCCGGGGGAGTGGGAATGCTCCTGATCCTGGATTGCCTCCGTTCTGCCGTCCTGGGTGTGGAACTGCAAAGCGAACTGCTCGACGGCCTCCACGGCTATGACGTCTCCGATCCCCACATCCACACGGCACTGCCGGACGATGACGGCGTCGAAGTCATGTGCACCATCAACCTTTCACCGCTTCATGCGGCCACGCTCCGCCAGCAGCTCGACGAGATCGGTGAATCCGTGATCATGAGCCAGGTGGGGGGCAACGAAGACGCGGACGGGAACTACCGCTGGCGGGTCCATGTGCACGTTCCTGATCCCGAGCCTGCTGTCAGTATCATCCGGGCCCTGGGAGAACCCTCCCACATCAGTATCAGCGAGCTCGCGCTGCCGCGGGAATCCCACACAGACGCAGTGAACTCCAGTGGGCATGACCGCTGA
- a CDS encoding ATP-dependent DNA helicase RecG: MTAELDLVLERRIGKRSASVIEKHLGITTVDGLLNYFPRRYMNRGELTPISELPLDEEVTLIARVLSSSTRNMQARRGTITDVMVSDDDGRQGLRLVGGTDYRGKVPGTLKITFFNGFKAKTDLLQGRRALFSGKVTKFKGQLGLTNPDFQLLDDDPFSEGSQDPEKLAAMPIPVYPATAKLPSWKIQKAIHTLLETLDLDALPDPVPPAVARREKFLPVAEAYRLIHAPETAEDWRRARDRLRYHEALVLQSALARRRAQLAAEEATARRQVPGGLLAAFDADLPFTLTAGQAAVGKTLASELARDSPMNRLLQGEVGSGKTIVALRAMLQVVDAGGQAALLAPTEVLAAQHYDSIRRSLGPLSRDGLLGGLGDTSVQVTLLTGSMPTAARKQALLDAASGTAGIIIGTHALLSGNVTFFDLGLIVVDEQHRFGVEQRDALRAKARKPPHLLVMTATPIPRTVAMTVFGDLETSVLDELPAGRAPISTHLVGLSENPAWAGRIWARSREEIDNGHQVYVVCPKIGADDDGDFSPEETDLADGLEGENGRELASVTAVVEHLQAEPALTGVPLAPLHGRQLPDVKAAAMAGFVDNQVKLLVSTTVIEVGVDVPNATLMVILDADRFGISQLHQLRGRVGRGGLPGTCLLVTALEPGHPSRKRLEAVAATTDGFALSQEDLKLRREGDILGASQSGGRSTLRLLRVLEHEAVISRARDDAQQIVSHDPTLAAHQELAEAIDKYLNPEKEAFLERG, encoded by the coding sequence ATGACCGCTGAACTCGATCTTGTGCTCGAACGGCGGATCGGCAAGCGTTCGGCATCCGTCATCGAAAAGCACCTGGGCATCACCACGGTTGACGGGCTGCTGAACTACTTCCCGCGCCGCTACATGAACCGCGGTGAGCTCACGCCCATCAGCGAACTCCCCCTCGATGAAGAGGTCACCCTCATCGCCCGGGTGCTCTCCAGCAGCACCCGGAACATGCAGGCCCGCCGCGGGACCATCACCGACGTCATGGTGTCCGACGACGACGGGCGGCAAGGGCTGCGGCTGGTCGGCGGAACGGACTACCGCGGGAAAGTCCCCGGCACCCTCAAAATCACCTTCTTCAACGGTTTCAAAGCAAAAACAGATCTCCTGCAGGGGCGCCGGGCCCTGTTCTCCGGAAAGGTCACCAAATTCAAGGGACAACTGGGCCTCACCAACCCGGACTTTCAACTCCTGGATGACGATCCGTTCAGCGAGGGCAGCCAGGACCCGGAAAAACTCGCCGCCATGCCCATCCCGGTCTACCCGGCCACTGCCAAACTGCCCAGCTGGAAGATCCAGAAGGCCATTCACACCCTGCTGGAAACGCTGGACCTGGACGCGTTGCCCGACCCCGTTCCGCCCGCCGTCGCCCGGCGTGAAAAATTCCTGCCGGTGGCCGAGGCATACCGCCTTATCCACGCGCCCGAAACCGCTGAGGACTGGCGCCGGGCGCGGGACCGGCTCCGCTACCATGAAGCACTGGTGCTGCAGTCCGCCCTGGCCCGCCGCCGGGCGCAGCTGGCCGCGGAGGAAGCCACAGCACGGCGCCAGGTTCCCGGCGGGCTGCTGGCAGCCTTCGACGCTGACCTGCCCTTCACCCTCACCGCGGGGCAGGCCGCCGTCGGAAAAACCTTGGCCTCGGAACTTGCCCGCGACTCGCCGATGAACCGGCTGCTGCAGGGTGAAGTGGGCTCCGGCAAAACCATCGTGGCGCTGCGGGCCATGCTGCAGGTGGTGGACGCCGGGGGACAGGCCGCGCTGCTCGCCCCCACCGAAGTACTCGCCGCCCAGCACTACGATTCGATCCGCCGCTCCCTGGGGCCGCTCTCCAGGGACGGCCTGCTGGGCGGCCTCGGCGATACCTCGGTCCAGGTCACGCTGCTCACGGGTTCGATGCCCACGGCAGCCCGCAAGCAGGCCCTGCTTGATGCCGCCTCGGGGACAGCAGGGATCATCATCGGCACCCACGCCCTGCTGAGCGGCAACGTTACGTTCTTCGATCTTGGCCTGATCGTGGTGGATGAACAGCACCGCTTTGGCGTGGAGCAGCGGGATGCCCTGCGTGCCAAGGCCCGGAAGCCGCCCCACCTGCTGGTCATGACCGCCACGCCCATCCCGCGAACCGTTGCCATGACCGTTTTCGGTGACCTTGAAACGTCGGTGCTGGACGAACTGCCCGCAGGCCGGGCGCCGATCAGCACCCATCTGGTGGGCCTGTCCGAAAACCCCGCGTGGGCGGGGCGCATCTGGGCCCGTTCCCGGGAGGAAATCGACAACGGGCACCAGGTGTATGTGGTCTGCCCCAAGATCGGCGCGGACGACGACGGCGACTTCAGCCCGGAGGAAACGGACCTGGCTGATGGCCTTGAGGGGGAAAACGGGCGGGAACTCGCATCGGTGACTGCCGTCGTCGAACATCTCCAGGCCGAGCCGGCACTCACCGGTGTTCCCCTTGCTCCACTGCACGGAAGGCAGCTGCCGGACGTGAAAGCGGCCGCCATGGCCGGCTTCGTGGACAACCAGGTCAAACTTCTCGTCTCCACCACCGTCATTGAGGTGGGCGTTGACGTTCCCAACGCCACGCTGATGGTCATCCTCGACGCCGACCGGTTCGGCATCTCCCAGCTCCACCAGCTGCGCGGCCGGGTGGGCAGGGGTGGGCTGCCCGGAACCTGCCTGCTGGTCACCGCCCTGGAACCCGGCCACCCGAGCCGGAAGAGGCTCGAGGCGGTGGCCGCCACTACGGACGGGTTCGCCCTTTCCCAGGAGGACCTCAAGCTCCGCCGCGAGGGTGACATCCTGGGCGCGTCCCAGTCCGGCGGCCGCTCCACCCTCAGGCTGCTGCGTGTCCTCGAGCATGAAGCTGTCATCAGCCGGGCAAGGGACGATGCCCAGCAGATCGTGTCACACGACCCGACGCTGGCTGCACACCAGGAACTGGCTGAAGCTATCGACAAGTACCTCAACCCCGAAAAGGAGGCGTTCCTTGAACGCGGTTAG
- the rsmD gene encoding 16S rRNA (guanine(966)-N(2))-methyltransferase RsmD, which produces MSRIISGAAGGTPLQAVPGSLTRPTTDRVKEALFSRLEAFDVISGARVLDLYAGSGSLGVESGSRGAQTVDLVESDAKASAVCQRNADLINGVLGRKAVTVHRSKVEPFLERAAAAAAWDLVFLDPPYPLEEVALAAVLEKLAGHLAPAAVVVVERSSRSPEPAWPVRLARFAEKKYGETRLWFAEPFVPDAVDPDALIAEGVDADGSGSGSVEADGSSR; this is translated from the coding sequence GTGAGCCGGATCATTTCCGGGGCAGCAGGCGGCACACCGCTGCAGGCTGTCCCTGGCTCCCTGACCAGGCCCACCACAGACCGTGTCAAGGAAGCACTATTCTCGCGGCTCGAGGCCTTTGACGTCATCAGCGGTGCCAGGGTGCTGGACCTCTACGCCGGTTCGGGATCCCTGGGTGTGGAGAGTGGCAGCAGGGGAGCCCAAACCGTGGACCTGGTGGAGTCCGATGCGAAGGCGAGTGCTGTGTGCCAGCGCAACGCCGACCTCATTAACGGGGTCCTGGGCCGAAAAGCCGTAACGGTCCACCGGTCCAAGGTGGAGCCATTCCTTGAGCGCGCCGCTGCCGCAGCAGCCTGGGACCTGGTGTTCCTGGATCCGCCCTATCCCCTGGAGGAGGTGGCCCTGGCCGCGGTGCTCGAAAAGCTGGCCGGCCACCTGGCTCCCGCGGCCGTGGTGGTGGTGGAGAGGTCGTCACGCTCGCCAGAGCCTGCGTGGCCGGTCAGGCTGGCGCGGTTCGCGGAGAAGAAGTACGGCGAAACCAGGTTGTGGTTCGCTGAGCCCTTTGTCCCTGACGCCGTCGACCCGGACGCCTTGATTGCCGAAGGCGTGGATGCGGACGGGAGCGGCTCCGGTTCCGTTGAGGCGGACGGCAGCAGCCGGTAG
- a CDS encoding spermidine synthase, producing MQAGSGRGAARFLRTSGQHASIEPDAFTGGGYVLSIGGAEQSHVDLARPDHIFYEYLRRIGHLVDLAAPAGTPVTALHLGAGALTLARYIQATRPGSIQYTVELERELLDFVLRQLPLPDGTDLHAIIGDARDALTELDPGLRFDVVILDIFSGPAAPAHLACTEFYSELRQRLAPQGLLIVNVGDEPGLTLVRSQAAAMRRAMGDVAAVAEAGMFDGRYPGNIILAGTQTSWPAGWSEELTARGPHPARVLAGVDLDVLAA from the coding sequence ATGCAGGCAGGCAGCGGGCGGGGTGCGGCCCGGTTCCTTCGCACCAGTGGACAGCATGCATCCATCGAGCCGGATGCTTTCACCGGGGGCGGCTACGTGCTCAGTATCGGCGGGGCAGAACAGTCCCACGTGGACCTGGCGCGGCCTGACCACATTTTCTACGAGTACCTGAGGCGGATCGGGCATCTGGTGGACCTGGCGGCCCCCGCAGGAACGCCGGTCACGGCGCTGCACCTGGGAGCAGGCGCCCTGACACTGGCCCGCTACATCCAGGCGACCAGGCCAGGATCCATTCAGTACACGGTGGAGCTGGAACGGGAACTTCTCGATTTCGTCCTCCGGCAGCTGCCACTCCCTGACGGGACAGACCTGCACGCCATCATCGGAGACGCCAGGGACGCACTCACGGAGCTTGATCCCGGACTCCGCTTCGACGTCGTCATCCTGGACATCTTCTCCGGCCCGGCGGCCCCCGCGCACCTTGCCTGCACAGAGTTTTACAGCGAGCTGAGGCAGCGGCTGGCCCCGCAGGGTCTCCTGATCGTGAACGTGGGGGACGAACCTGGCCTCACCCTGGTCCGCAGCCAGGCCGCGGCGATGCGGCGCGCAATGGGGGACGTCGCCGCTGTTGCTGAAGCAGGCATGTTCGACGGCCGCTACCCCGGGAACATCATCCTGGCCGGCACCCAAACATCCTGGCCCGCGGGCTGGTCTGAGGAACTGACCGCCCGGGGGCCCCATCCGGCCAGGGTCCTGGCCGGTGTGGACCTGGACGTCCTCGCGGCCTGA
- a CDS encoding aminotransferase class I/II-fold pyridoxal phosphate-dependent enzyme codes for MHPPREVSTPMAPAPWQRTALGANLLGPDGGLGVTIFEEMTTLAAQTGAINLGQGFPDEDGPLEIREAARAAIAAGMNQYAPGKGILELREAVAAHQERFYGLTPDPQTGVIITTGATEGIAAALLAFTGPGDEVLTFEPFYDSYGAVIGLSGATHVTAPLLAPDFMPDPAALEAAFSGRTRVVLLNNPHNPTGAVFPRSVLQRVVDLARKHDCLIITDEVYEHLTFGPRHVPVASLPGAGHRTITISSAGKTFSLTGWKIGWVTGPEDLVSAVRTVKQFLTYSSGTPFQAAIATGLGLPDAFYDGVAATLQRKRDILSEGLRAAGFDVYSPQGTYFVNVDTAPLGIHDSVDLARRLPGLVGVAAIPVPVFCHPEGAERTRSLLRFAFCKRTEVLEEAAARLATLGGLV; via the coding sequence ATGCATCCACCACGGGAAGTTTCCACCCCCATGGCCCCTGCCCCCTGGCAGCGGACCGCGCTCGGAGCCAACCTCCTCGGACCCGATGGCGGGCTGGGCGTGACCATCTTCGAAGAGATGACCACCCTCGCGGCGCAGACCGGTGCCATCAACCTGGGGCAGGGCTTTCCGGACGAGGACGGTCCGCTGGAGATCAGGGAAGCTGCCCGCGCCGCCATCGCCGCCGGCATGAACCAGTACGCGCCCGGCAAGGGCATCCTGGAACTGCGCGAAGCGGTGGCTGCGCACCAGGAAAGGTTCTATGGCCTCACCCCTGATCCGCAGACCGGGGTGATCATCACCACCGGCGCCACTGAAGGCATCGCCGCCGCCCTGCTGGCTTTCACCGGCCCCGGAGACGAGGTCCTGACCTTCGAGCCGTTCTACGATTCCTACGGCGCTGTGATTGGGCTCTCCGGCGCCACCCACGTCACGGCTCCGCTGCTGGCCCCGGACTTCATGCCGGACCCGGCCGCCCTGGAAGCGGCCTTCAGCGGGCGGACCAGGGTGGTGCTGCTGAACAACCCGCACAACCCCACGGGCGCGGTGTTTCCCCGGAGTGTCCTGCAGCGCGTCGTTGACCTGGCCCGGAAGCACGACTGCCTGATCATCACCGACGAAGTGTATGAACACCTGACTTTTGGTCCCCGCCACGTGCCGGTGGCTTCCCTGCCCGGAGCGGGTCACCGTACCATCACCATCTCCTCGGCCGGCAAGACATTTTCGCTCACAGGCTGGAAGATCGGCTGGGTGACGGGCCCGGAGGACCTGGTGTCCGCTGTCCGGACGGTCAAGCAGTTCCTCACCTACAGTTCGGGCACCCCGTTCCAAGCGGCCATTGCCACCGGACTGGGCCTGCCGGACGCCTTTTACGATGGTGTTGCCGCCACGCTGCAGCGCAAGCGGGACATTCTGAGCGAAGGGCTGAGGGCGGCAGGCTTCGATGTCTACTCCCCGCAGGGCACGTACTTCGTCAACGTCGATACGGCGCCGCTGGGAATCCACGACTCCGTGGACCTGGCCCGCAGGCTGCCCGGACTGGTGGGCGTTGCCGCGATCCCGGTCCCGGTGTTCTGCCACCCGGAAGGGGCAGAGAGGACACGCAGCCTGCTTCGTTTTGCTTTCTGCAAAAGGACGGAGGTCCTTGAGGAGGCCGCAGCCAGGCTGGCAACCCTTGGCGGGCTGGTTTGA
- the coaD gene encoding pantetheine-phosphate adenylyltransferase yields MRRAVCPGSFDPIHNGHLEVIARAASLFDEVIVAVSTNPAKKYMFTLAERLEMARETLASLKGIVVEPVGEGLLAEYCRQRGVSAIVKGLRSSSDFDYELPMATMNRQLSGVETVFLPAEAHYIHLSSTLIKEVAGLGGSVSDYVPRSVHRRMLAGGSADDQQPRG; encoded by the coding sequence ATGAGACGCGCTGTCTGCCCCGGATCCTTCGACCCCATCCACAACGGCCATCTCGAGGTTATTGCCCGGGCGGCCAGCCTGTTTGATGAAGTCATCGTGGCGGTATCCACCAACCCGGCCAAGAAGTACATGTTCACGCTCGCGGAGCGGCTGGAGATGGCCCGTGAAACCCTCGCGTCGCTCAAGGGCATCGTGGTGGAACCCGTAGGCGAAGGGCTGCTCGCAGAGTATTGCCGGCAGCGGGGTGTGTCAGCCATCGTCAAGGGCCTTAGATCGTCCTCCGACTTCGACTACGAGCTGCCCATGGCCACGATGAACCGGCAGCTGAGCGGAGTGGAAACGGTCTTCCTGCCTGCCGAGGCACATTACATCCACCTGTCCTCCACCTTGATCAAGGAAGTCGCGGGCCTGGGCGGCAGCGTCTCCGATTACGTTCCCAGATCAGTGCATCGGAGGATGCTGGCGGGCGGGTCGGCGGACGATCAGCAGCCAAGAGGGTAG
- a CDS encoding DUF177 domain-containing protein, with protein sequence MAFDVKDLGRSPGSMRTLKEHVPAPGDLGVALIGVQEGSEIELDLRLEAVHEGILVSGTALTEVTGECGRCLDPLAYDLEVNVQELFFYEGVQLSDEEDDEEQRRVEHDVIDLEPVLRDAVVTNLPFQPVCREDCQGLCSECGVRLEDEPGHHHEVLDPRWAALADMAKPDRQN encoded by the coding sequence CTGGCGTTCGACGTCAAGGACCTCGGACGCAGTCCGGGAAGCATGCGGACACTGAAGGAACATGTACCCGCACCGGGTGATCTTGGTGTGGCGCTCATTGGTGTTCAGGAAGGCTCGGAAATCGAGCTGGATCTGAGGCTTGAGGCCGTACACGAAGGAATTCTGGTATCCGGAACCGCACTCACCGAAGTAACCGGTGAATGCGGCCGATGCCTGGATCCCCTTGCGTATGACCTTGAGGTCAATGTGCAAGAACTTTTCTTCTATGAGGGCGTACAGCTTTCGGACGAAGAAGATGATGAAGAGCAACGTCGAGTCGAGCACGATGTAATCGATCTTGAACCGGTGTTGCGGGACGCGGTTGTCACCAATCTGCCGTTCCAGCCGGTGTGCCGGGAAGACTGCCAGGGCCTTTGCTCCGAATGCGGAGTTCGCCTGGAAGACGAGCCGGGGCACCACCACGAGGTCTTGGATCCTCGCTGGGCTGCCCTAGCTGATATGGCTAAGCCTGACCGGCAAAATTGA
- the rpmF gene encoding 50S ribosomal protein L32 → MAVPKRKMSRSNTRARRSQWKATAPHLVKTVENGQVTYSLPHQAKVVTDSAGTALFLEYKGRKVADV, encoded by the coding sequence GTGGCTGTTCCCAAGCGGAAAATGTCTCGCTCGAATACCCGCGCCCGCCGCTCGCAGTGGAAGGCGACCGCCCCCCACCTGGTGAAGACCGTGGAGAACGGCCAGGTTACCTACAGCCTGCCGCACCAGGCGAAGGTCGTCACCGACTCGGCCGGCACCGCGCTGTTCCTTGAGTACAAGGGCCGCAAGGTCGCGGACGTCTAA
- the rnc gene encoding ribonuclease III — protein MSSTEELLKRLGVSIDAGTLRLALTHRSYAYENGGIPTNERLEFLGDSILGFSVTDALYRDNPDLPEGDLAKRRSAVVSTRALAGIGRSLGIGDYIYLGQGEKLTEGKNKASILADTMEALIGATYVSNDIETARQLVMRLIGPLLKDAAALGAGTDWKTSIQELAASRQLGTIHYAVEGSGPDHARVFTAVLHIGGTAYGRGTGHSKKEAEQEAAADAWRALSGTAASNAAASATGGKSAGSIAAK, from the coding sequence ATGTCTTCAACTGAAGAGCTTTTGAAGCGTCTCGGTGTCTCAATTGACGCCGGGACGCTTCGTCTTGCGCTCACACACCGTTCCTACGCCTACGAAAACGGCGGCATCCCCACCAACGAGCGGCTGGAATTCCTGGGCGACTCCATCCTGGGGTTCTCCGTGACGGACGCCCTGTACCGGGACAATCCGGACCTGCCCGAAGGTGATCTGGCGAAGCGCCGATCGGCCGTGGTCAGTACCCGTGCCCTTGCCGGCATCGGGCGCAGCCTGGGTATTGGCGACTACATCTACCTTGGGCAGGGTGAAAAGCTCACCGAGGGCAAAAACAAGGCGTCGATCCTTGCCGACACCATGGAGGCGCTGATCGGTGCCACCTACGTGTCCAACGACATCGAGACGGCCCGCCAGCTGGTGATGCGCCTGATCGGGCCCCTACTCAAAGACGCTGCCGCCCTTGGCGCCGGGACCGACTGGAAAACCAGCATCCAGGAACTTGCGGCAAGCCGGCAGCTTGGGACCATCCACTATGCGGTGGAGGGCTCCGGCCCGGACCACGCGCGGGTTTTTACCGCAGTCCTGCACATCGGCGGCACGGCGTACGGCCGGGGAACCGGCCACTCCAAAAAGGAAGCGGAGCAGGAAGCTGCTGCTGACGCCTGGCGGGCCCTTTCCGGCACTGCGGCTTCAAACGCTGCGGCTTCCGCCACCGGGGGCAAGTCCGCCGGTTCCATAGCCGCCAAGTAG
- the mutM gene encoding bifunctional DNA-formamidopyrimidine glycosylase/DNA-(apurinic or apyrimidinic site) lyase has protein sequence MPELPEVEVVRRGLVSWVRGRTIESVEVLDERSIRRHVLGTADFVGNLEGATVADVVRRGKFLWMPLLDATAGTAEDPAGDGRPAVALMAHLGMSGQLLMQDADVPDEKHLKVRFRLSPNGGMPEQLRFVDQRIFGGLFVTSLVPTDDGGPGGLAESPLPLIAEEAAHIARDPLDPAFSFDLFYRRLRKRKTGLKRALLDQGLVSGIGNIYADEALWRARLHFARPTDTLRRSEAERVLGSARDVMLDALAAGGTSFDSLYVNVNGASGYFDRSLNAYGREGQPCRRCAAAGIHAVIRRDQFMNRSSHTCPVCQPRPRNGRW, from the coding sequence GTGCCCGAACTTCCCGAAGTAGAGGTGGTCCGCCGCGGCCTGGTGAGCTGGGTGCGCGGCCGGACCATCGAATCCGTGGAAGTCCTGGACGAACGCTCCATCCGCCGCCACGTGCTCGGGACGGCGGACTTCGTCGGGAACCTCGAAGGGGCCACAGTCGCCGACGTCGTACGCCGGGGGAAATTCCTCTGGATGCCGCTGCTCGACGCAACCGCCGGCACCGCTGAAGACCCGGCAGGGGACGGGCGTCCCGCCGTCGCGCTGATGGCCCACCTTGGCATGAGCGGCCAACTCCTCATGCAGGACGCGGATGTCCCGGACGAGAAGCACCTCAAGGTGCGGTTCCGGCTCAGCCCCAATGGCGGCATGCCCGAACAGCTGCGGTTCGTGGACCAGCGGATCTTCGGCGGCCTGTTCGTCACCTCACTGGTACCCACGGACGACGGCGGCCCTGGCGGCCTCGCCGAATCGCCGCTGCCCCTGATAGCAGAGGAAGCGGCACACATCGCCCGCGATCCGTTGGACCCCGCCTTCTCGTTCGATCTTTTCTACCGCCGTTTGCGCAAGCGTAAAACGGGATTGAAGCGGGCCCTGCTGGATCAGGGCCTCGTATCGGGCATCGGCAACATCTACGCCGACGAAGCCCTGTGGCGTGCCCGCCTCCACTTCGCCCGGCCCACGGACACCCTCCGCCGGTCCGAAGCGGAACGGGTGCTGGGCAGCGCCCGTGACGTTATGCTCGATGCCCTGGCCGCCGGCGGGACAAGCTTCGACTCTCTCTATGTCAACGTCAACGGCGCCTCGGGGTACTTCGACAGGTCTCTCAATGCCTATGGCCGGGAGGGCCAGCCGTGCCGGCGGTGTGCCGCTGCGGGAATCCATGCAGTCATACGGCGCGACCAGTTCATGAACCGCTCTTCGCACACCTGCCCGGTGTGCCAGCCCCGTCCCCGCAACGGCCGCTGGTAG